AATGATAAGCATAAGGATATTGCTCCTTCAGGTCTGCCAAAACATTTTTCTTTGAAGGAACCTTATCAGAGAATAAATTTTGAACCTTATCATCAAAAACAGTGCCGTCATAATATCTAGGAGAACGTTGATGATCACATAGTAATGGAATTAAAAAGCAAGAATAATCGAACGGTTCTTGACCGCGCTTCATTTTCAGCCACCATTCTGCAATATCGAAACCTTCAACTGTTTCATATCTTTGGAAAGGATGGTAAAAGTGTCTGCATTGTGCATTCCAATTAACAAACTTAATTGCCATCTTGTAACTAGCATTGTATTTTGGCATCCATTCGTGTTCTTGTAAACCAAGAAAATCAAAGAATAGCTTGATAGTACTAAAAGTTGCTTCTCCAACTCCAATTTTTGTGATATCAGATGACTCAATTAGAGTAATATGGACATTTTTATCTAGAGCTTTACTTAAGTAAGCTGCTGTCATCCAGCCAGCTGAACCACCACCAAGAATTACAACATTTTGTAAACAGTTTGACATATATACAATCCTTTTTAAATCAAGATTTAAACTAAACAACGACAGCAACAGCCTTTCTTCCAAATCCTTAATCAGGATTATTAACGATTTGTTTAGGAATAATCATTGTTGCCGAAGGTAGAGACACAAGTTCACGTCCATCTTGTTGATTTACCTTAGAGGCTAACAGACCTAAAATTTCTTCGCGCTGTTGGGGGGTAAGTATGCCAGAATCAGCCTGACAAAAGAAATCCAATAAAGCTTTGCTACCAGGAGAAGCCTGTTCAAAGCACAGATGGACATCCATATACTCTGGATAATTTACTAATTCATACAACAATCCAAGTTCTTCAACAATTGTTTGCATTTGCTCCATTTGGAGCATATCAGCAAAACCCTGTCCTGTGAGAGCAGCATACTTAAAGATAGTCTCAAACATTACTGCTTCTCTGGTATCAAGAGTAATAACTAAGAAACCATCTTCCTTAAGCATTTCCAACCCTTGACGTATAATTTGCTTCTCATCATTAGGCATATGATACAAGCAGTGGGTATAATGAATGATATCGAACTTTTCATCTGTCTGAAACTCTTGGACGTTTATTGGATAAACCTTTAATTCAA
This portion of the Oscillatoria salina IIICB1 genome encodes:
- a CDS encoding class I SAM-dependent methyltransferase, which gives rise to MTYTTELETKLYEAYDVGYQVFLQNWLINRQVALDLIAKYFQPRPPQVAVLSVGAGPGDFDVQVIRFLQQQLPKDFTLRYLAVEPNPLHRQRYEQKINTSEFSDVELKVYPINVQEFQTDEKFDIIHYTHCLYHMPNDEKQIIRQGLEMLKEDGFLVITLDTREAVMFETIFKYAALTGQGFADMLQMEQMQTIVEELGLLYELVNYPEYMDVHLCFEQASPGSKALLDFFCQADSGILTPQQREEILGLLASKVNQQDGRELVSLPSATMIIPKQIVNNPD